AACAAACTATCCTTTACGAAGGATAATCGTTCAAACGCCCATAGCGCCCGCTTCCCGTCGCCCAATACTTTCGAGTTACGGTAGATGAGTTTTAGCGGCTCAGGAGATATCTGAATATTAAACAGGTTTGCATAACGGAGAGCAGAATAGGCCATGGACCTCGCCATAACATATTGCAGTTTGTGTTCGTATGCATAGCTTTTCTGCAAATAGGCTAAAGAAATGTACCGGTAAAAAACAGCTGTTCCTGATGGTGCGGTGAGCAACATACTGTCAGCGTAGCGCAACACATTATCATAATCCATTTTTTTATCATAATACCTGCTGAAATTATGGTAAGATTCTAGCAAATAGAAAGGGTTCTCAGATACAGCTGAAAGGCTCATGCTTTCTTTTGCAAGGGTATAAGCTGTATCCAGATAAGCGGTACTTCCCTTTTCTTCCACAGCATAATTCAGCAATACGGATACCAATCTCGGCAAGGTCATTGCCAATGCATTCGTGTTTTTACTTTTACGGGACAGTAAAACTGCCTGACGTTCATACACCAACTCCTTATCCAGCCTGTTTAACTGGTTGAAAAATGCCGCCAAATTAGAACATACCCTTATTTGCTCATCTATATCATTAGCTTTTTCTGCCATTTCCAGGGCATTCAGCGAATAATACACTGCGCTGTCCAAATCTCCGCTATACTGGAAATAGGAGGCAAAATTTGTAAAATGCCGGGACAATCGGCCCGGGCAATCTAATTTCTTCAACAATCTATACTCTTCGTTAAGATGTACTCTGGCTTCTGAAAATTTGTTTTGTGCAATTCTAATCTGAGACAACCAGTTATGATAGAAAATGTCACAAATTACAGATTTCTCATTTTTCAGTCTGACAGCAGACCACACTGCAGAATCAAGATTACCATTATTGAAAAACAGGGCATGCTGTTCATGTATTTCATATGCCTTTTCACACAAGCAATTTTCTTTCGCTTCCGTAAATACAGCGGTTAATAACAAGACGGAAACAAGAAAAATTTTAGTATTACGCATAGCATAACTGTATTACTAAAGTAAGCAATAAACAATAATCTACAAAATGCGGAGACAGACGGATTGAAAATCAGACAGTCTCAAACCCTGAATCCTATACACTTATTAAGCACATATAATCGGCTGTATGGTTAAGAGCGTCAGTTATTAAGCGAGGGTTGTAAAAATATTTTTTTTCAGATTGACCTTTAAATATAACAAATCAGTACATTATACTGATAAACATCAAATGAATGTATGAGTTGTTGAATAAATGAATTCCCCATTACTGAATAATAATATGAGAAATTCTCAATACGTTCCTGCAGTGAGTTATCCGGAAACAGCTGCAATTTAATCTTCTCTATTTGGTTCAGAGCCGTTTCATTCTTCTGTTTCAACGATTTCATTAATCGTTTTTCAATAGCCTCTATGCTTTGCAGGGATTTCTGCATTTCCGCGCCTACGGTATTCCCCAATGAAGCATCAATATTTTTTGTCAGTTCTTTAAGTTTATCAAACTCAGATGCTATGGCTGCTTTGTATACACCTAGATCAATATCCTTTTCCGTATGTGCGGCAACATATGCTTTCTTGAGCGTTTCCATTTCTTTAAAAAAATCAGGAAGCTGAAAGTCCAGTTTTTCAATCTTTTTTAGTATGTTTTCATTCACCAGCAAGGCTGAATTCCTCAACAGCAGCTGAGGATAGTTAATTTTATAATGCTCAAACACCGGCATCAACTGGAGCCAGTAGGCAATTTCGCCCGCCCCGCCAATGTAGGCCAAGGAAGGCAATACCATCTGTTGATATAATGGACGAAGGATTACATTTGGTGAGAACCGTTCCGGATAATTTTCCACTTCTTCCAACATCTCCTCTTTTGTAAATGCGATGGAAGTATTCACCACCTTAAAGATTGCAGATATCCCGTCCCATTCTATGCGCTCTCTGCTGTTCTTACTCAAATAGAACAAATTAATTTCTCTCGGCGTAGCCTGTTGTTTATAACCTTTTGCCTCCAGTTTCAGTAACTGCTCTTTAACAAGCCTGTAAGAATTCCTGTTGAATAATTCATCTATTATAACTTCTGTGTATTGCTGCTTAAGAACTTTGTCATTACCATCGATTACCATCAAACCATACTCCCCGAATAATGCATTGACAAGAAATCTTGTTGCCTTTGATAAATCAGCATTTGAATATACCATCCTGAAAAGCCCGATAAGCTCTTCCGTATATTGTGCTGTTCCTAATAACGCTTTAAGTTCTTCTACTAATGGCAAAATAGTTGCCGTATCATAAACACCGATTGCTCCACCTTGTTTATCCGTCCATTCAATTTTCTTTCCGAATAAATGAACATGGTTTATCTCCTCAAAATCGTGGTCTTCGCTGCCCATCCAGTATACAGGAACAAAATTATAGTCCGGATATTTTTCCTTGAGTTGTTTGCAGGTAGAAATCGTTTGTGCAATTTTGAAAATATAGTACAGCGGTCCGCCAAATATATTGAGTTGATGTGCCGTTACAACACAAAACGTATTTTCGTTTTGCAACGATTCGATATTATCAA
The genomic region above belongs to Sphingobacteriales bacterium and contains:
- a CDS encoding histidine kinase; this encodes MRNTKIFLVSVLLLTAVFTEAKENCLCEKAYEIHEQHALFFNNGNLDSAVWSAVRLKNEKSVICDIFYHNWLSQIRIAQNKFSEARVHLNEEYRLLKKLDCPGRLSRHFTNFASYFQYSGDLDSAVYYSLNALEMAEKANDIDEQIRVCSNLAAFFNQLNRLDKELVYERQAVLLSRKSKNTNALAMTLPRLVSVLLNYAVEEKGSTAYLDTAYTLAKESMSLSAVSENPFYLLESYHNFSRYYDKKMDYDNVLRYADSMLLTAPSGTAVFYRYISLAYLQKSYAYEHKLQYVMARSMAYSALRYANLFNIQISPEPLKLIYRNSKVLGDGKRALWAFERLSFVKDSLFTLEKDAVISELEKKYNQAKNEKKIRELAQQKRIYTLVILAALLALLLIFFYTRQQSLKHKQTILETEQRLNRARMNPHFFFNALTTLQSFALKENDGKSIASSLSKFSHIMRETLESTYKDYVTVDHELEFLNEYLELQTIRFPEKFSYSVTADENLETDECLIPSMIVQPFAENSIEHGFSDIDYRGKIEIHFSSNQDSLFIQISDNGKGLSTVVKENTEHISRASQIVKDRIYLLNIKLKTKASFSIANDTNGNGVKVQIQLPLLYKNPNHA
- the bshC gene encoding bacillithiol biosynthesis cysteine-adding enzyme BshC, which produces MTVTNLSFQQTNLFSNLILDYVSQQDKVQEFYHYPSTSDVIEKIIEDKKREPIDRDLLKETIQHQYEGFKISPLLLDNIESLQNENTFCVVTAHQLNIFGGPLYYIFKIAQTISTCKQLKEKYPDYNFVPVYWMGSEDHDFEEINHVHLFGKKIEWTDKQGGAIGVYDTATILPLVEELKALLGTAQYTEELIGLFRMVYSNADLSKATRFLVNALFGEYGLMVIDGNDKVLKQQYTEVIIDELFNRNSYRLVKEQLLKLEAKGYKQQATPREINLFYLSKNSRERIEWDGISAIFKVVNTSIAFTKEEMLEEVENYPERFSPNVILRPLYQQMVLPSLAYIGGAGEIAYWLQLMPVFEHYKINYPQLLLRNSALLVNENILKKIEKLDFQLPDFFKEMETLKKAYVAAHTEKDIDLGVYKAAIASEFDKLKELTKNIDASLGNTVGAEMQKSLQSIEAIEKRLMKSLKQKNETALNQIEKIKLQLFPDNSLQERIENFSYYYSVMGNSFIQQLIHSFDVYQYNVLICYI